The following proteins come from a genomic window of Trifolium pratense cultivar HEN17-A07 linkage group LG4, ARS_RC_1.1, whole genome shotgun sequence:
- the LOC123919966 gene encoding uncharacterized protein LOC123919966 isoform X4, with amino-acid sequence MSSQPNKHVTQKEHDADDTISCRTTVSLPVVHKDDDDDPIGITEETAHVPPRKKQNLLLEIPSRTPEECSQDFVSIKMPMTPSPTPTPTPKRVNFLMTSRSVDAPINNSPGSASSKGKSSIRNLLPKLSFRYRTAAADIEKANTPTPEVSSSGHREKPSISRSLSLSKIFTPRMKRTSSLPLEEIGHSNPESTHGGNGSVGGPLSKKETRQKIARSLSMPANNNKDKSIRRMDSFFRVVPSTPRVKEINELLSTSPTKDTEDEDSDGGEDIPEEEAVCRICLDELCEGGETFKLECSCKGELALAHQECAIKWFSIKGNKTCDVCKNEVTNLPVTLLRIQSARNRINGTSRAQLEDINGYRVWQEVPVLVIVSMLAYFCFLEQLLVTKMGTGAIAISLPFSCVLGLLSSMTSSTMVMSRFIWIYASCQFAMVVLFAHIFYSLVHVQAVLSILLATFAGFGVVMSGSSILVEFFRWRRRWQASSEQQHGPLPITQPGQHPQTVSTPRSDQSNHSHPVVQDLQNSHQS; translated from the exons ATGAGTTCTCAACCAAATAAACATGTCACTCAGAAAGAACATGATGCTGATGATACCATTTCTTGCAGAACAACAGTTTCTCTTCCTGTTGTTCATAAG gatgatgatgatgatccaaTCGGGATAACCGAAGAAACCGCGCATGTTCCTCCAAGGAAGAAACAGAATCTTCTCCTAGAAATACCATCAAGAACACCAGAAGAATGTTCACAAGATTTTGTTTCAATCAAAATGCCAATGACACCGAGTCCTACTCCAACTCCTACTCCCAAGAGAGTGAATTTTCTAATGACTTCTCGCTCGGTCGATGCTCCGATAAATAATTCTCCTGGATCAGCATCATCAAAAGGCAAATCATCCATAAGAAACTTGCTACCAAAATTGAGCTTTCGGTATAGGACAGCAGCAGCAGATATTGAAAAGGCGAATACGCCAACTCCGGAAGTTTCCTCTTCAGGTCATCGAGAAAAGCCTTCGATCTCAAGATCATTGTCCCTTAGTAAAATATTTACTCCTAGGATGAAACGAACTTCATCATTGCCATTAGAAGAAATTGGACATTCAAACCCCGAATCAACTCATGGTGGAAATGGAAGTGTTGGTGGTCCTCTGAGT AAAAAAGAGACTCGGCAAAAGATAGCGCGTTCTCTTTCAATGCCtgccaacaacaacaaagacaAAAGTATAAGGAGGATGGATTCATTTTTCCGTGTGGTGCCTTCTACTCCTCGAGTAAAGGAAATAAATGAATTGTTGAGCACGTCCCCGACAAAGGATACTG AAGACGAAGATTCTGATGGCGGTGAAGATATACCTGAAGAGGAGGCAGTGTGTAGAATCTGTTTGGATGAATTATGTGAAGGAGGCGAGACATTCAAATTGGAATGTAGCTGTAAAGGTGAACTTGCTTTGGCTCACCAAGAATGTGCGATTAAATGGTTTAGTATAAAGGGTAACAAGACATGTGATGTCTGCAAAAATGAAGTTACAAACCTTCCAGTCACTCTATTACGGATCCAAAGTGCTCGAAATCGAATTAATGGAACAAGTAGAGCTCAGCTCGAAGATATAAACGGGTACAG GGTTTGGCAGGAAGTTCCGGTGCTTGTCATTGTCAGCATGTTGgcctatttttgttttcttgagCAACTATTG GTTACAAAAATGGGAACCGGTGCAATTGCCATATCTCTTCCATTTTCTTGTGTACTTGGTCTTCTCTCCTCCATGACATCGTCAACCATGG TGATGAGCAGGTTCATATGGATTTATGCATCTTGCCAGTTTGCTATGGTGGTTCTTTTCGCGCATATATTTTACTCCTTG GTTCATGTGCAAGCAGTTCTTTCGATCCTTCTTGCAACATTTGCTGGATTTGGTGTGGTAATGAGTGGAAGTTCTATCCTTGTGGAGTTTTTCAGATGGAGAAGGAGATGGCAGGCTTCATCAGAGCAGCAACATGGCCCTCTACCGATAACACAACCAGGACAGCATCCACAAACTGTAAGCACGCCACGTTCGGACCAATCCAACCATAGTCATCCCGTGGTTCAAGATCTGCAAAACTCACATCAGAGCTGA
- the LOC123919966 gene encoding uncharacterized protein LOC123919966 isoform X3, translating to MSSQPNKHVTQKEHDADDTISCRTTVSLPVVHKDDDDDDPIGITEETAHVPPRKKQNLLLEIPSRTPEECSQDFVSIKMPMTPSPTPTPTPKRVNFLMTSRSVDAPINNSPGSASSKGKSSIRNLLPKLSFRYRTAAADIEKANTPTPEVSSSGHREKPSISRSLSLSKIFTPRMKRTSSLPLEEIGHSNPESTHGGNGSVGGPLSKKETRQKIARSLSMPANNNKDKSIRRMDSFFRVVPSTPRVKEINELLSTSPTKDTDEDSDGGEDIPEEEAVCRICLDELCEGGETFKLECSCKGELALAHQECAIKWFSIKGNKTCDVCKNEVTNLPVTLLRIQSARNRINGTSRAQLEDINGYRVWQEVPVLVIVSMLAYFCFLEQLLVTKMGTGAIAISLPFSCVLGLLSSMTSSTMVMSRFIWIYASCQFAMVVLFAHIFYSLVHVQAVLSILLATFAGFGVVMSGSSILVEFFRWRRRWQASSEQQHGPLPITQPGQHPQTVSTPRSDQSNHSHPVVQDLQNSHQS from the exons ATGAGTTCTCAACCAAATAAACATGTCACTCAGAAAGAACATGATGCTGATGATACCATTTCTTGCAGAACAACAGTTTCTCTTCCTGTTGTTCATAAG gatgatgatgatgatgatccaaTCGGGATAACCGAAGAAACCGCGCATGTTCCTCCAAGGAAGAAACAGAATCTTCTCCTAGAAATACCATCAAGAACACCAGAAGAATGTTCACAAGATTTTGTTTCAATCAAAATGCCAATGACACCGAGTCCTACTCCAACTCCTACTCCCAAGAGAGTGAATTTTCTAATGACTTCTCGCTCGGTCGATGCTCCGATAAATAATTCTCCTGGATCAGCATCATCAAAAGGCAAATCATCCATAAGAAACTTGCTACCAAAATTGAGCTTTCGGTATAGGACAGCAGCAGCAGATATTGAAAAGGCGAATACGCCAACTCCGGAAGTTTCCTCTTCAGGTCATCGAGAAAAGCCTTCGATCTCAAGATCATTGTCCCTTAGTAAAATATTTACTCCTAGGATGAAACGAACTTCATCATTGCCATTAGAAGAAATTGGACATTCAAACCCCGAATCAACTCATGGTGGAAATGGAAGTGTTGGTGGTCCTCTGAGT AAAAAAGAGACTCGGCAAAAGATAGCGCGTTCTCTTTCAATGCCtgccaacaacaacaaagacaAAAGTATAAGGAGGATGGATTCATTTTTCCGTGTGGTGCCTTCTACTCCTCGAGTAAAGGAAATAAATGAATTGTTGAGCACGTCCCCGACAAAGGATACTG ACGAAGATTCTGATGGCGGTGAAGATATACCTGAAGAGGAGGCAGTGTGTAGAATCTGTTTGGATGAATTATGTGAAGGAGGCGAGACATTCAAATTGGAATGTAGCTGTAAAGGTGAACTTGCTTTGGCTCACCAAGAATGTGCGATTAAATGGTTTAGTATAAAGGGTAACAAGACATGTGATGTCTGCAAAAATGAAGTTACAAACCTTCCAGTCACTCTATTACGGATCCAAAGTGCTCGAAATCGAATTAATGGAACAAGTAGAGCTCAGCTCGAAGATATAAACGGGTACAG GGTTTGGCAGGAAGTTCCGGTGCTTGTCATTGTCAGCATGTTGgcctatttttgttttcttgagCAACTATTG GTTACAAAAATGGGAACCGGTGCAATTGCCATATCTCTTCCATTTTCTTGTGTACTTGGTCTTCTCTCCTCCATGACATCGTCAACCATGG TGATGAGCAGGTTCATATGGATTTATGCATCTTGCCAGTTTGCTATGGTGGTTCTTTTCGCGCATATATTTTACTCCTTG GTTCATGTGCAAGCAGTTCTTTCGATCCTTCTTGCAACATTTGCTGGATTTGGTGTGGTAATGAGTGGAAGTTCTATCCTTGTGGAGTTTTTCAGATGGAGAAGGAGATGGCAGGCTTCATCAGAGCAGCAACATGGCCCTCTACCGATAACACAACCAGGACAGCATCCACAAACTGTAAGCACGCCACGTTCGGACCAATCCAACCATAGTCATCCCGTGGTTCAAGATCTGCAAAACTCACATCAGAGCTGA
- the LOC123919966 gene encoding uncharacterized protein LOC123919966 isoform X6 translates to MSSQPNKHVTQKEHDADDTISCRTTVSLPVVHKDDDDPIGITEETAHVPPRKKQNLLLEIPSRTPEECSQDFVSIKMPMTPSPTPTPTPKRVNFLMTSRSVDAPINNSPGSASSKGKSSIRNLLPKLSFRYRTAAADIEKANTPTPEVSSSGHREKPSISRSLSLSKIFTPRMKRTSSLPLEEIGHSNPESTHGGNGSVGGPLSKKETRQKIARSLSMPANNNKDKSIRRMDSFFRVVPSTPRVKEINELLSTSPTKDTEDEDSDGGEDIPEEEAVCRICLDELCEGGETFKLECSCKGELALAHQECAIKWFSIKGNKTCDVCKNEVTNLPVTLLRIQSARNRINGTSRAQLEDINGYRVWQEVPVLVIVSMLAYFCFLEQLLVTKMGTGAIAISLPFSCVLGLLSSMTSSTMVMSRFIWIYASCQFAMVVLFAHIFYSLVHVQAVLSILLATFAGFGVVMSGSSILVEFFRWRRRWQASSEQQHGPLPITQPGQHPQTVSTPRSDQSNHSHPVVQDLQNSHQS, encoded by the exons ATGAGTTCTCAACCAAATAAACATGTCACTCAGAAAGAACATGATGCTGATGATACCATTTCTTGCAGAACAACAGTTTCTCTTCCTGTTGTTCATAAG gatgatgatgatccaaTCGGGATAACCGAAGAAACCGCGCATGTTCCTCCAAGGAAGAAACAGAATCTTCTCCTAGAAATACCATCAAGAACACCAGAAGAATGTTCACAAGATTTTGTTTCAATCAAAATGCCAATGACACCGAGTCCTACTCCAACTCCTACTCCCAAGAGAGTGAATTTTCTAATGACTTCTCGCTCGGTCGATGCTCCGATAAATAATTCTCCTGGATCAGCATCATCAAAAGGCAAATCATCCATAAGAAACTTGCTACCAAAATTGAGCTTTCGGTATAGGACAGCAGCAGCAGATATTGAAAAGGCGAATACGCCAACTCCGGAAGTTTCCTCTTCAGGTCATCGAGAAAAGCCTTCGATCTCAAGATCATTGTCCCTTAGTAAAATATTTACTCCTAGGATGAAACGAACTTCATCATTGCCATTAGAAGAAATTGGACATTCAAACCCCGAATCAACTCATGGTGGAAATGGAAGTGTTGGTGGTCCTCTGAGT AAAAAAGAGACTCGGCAAAAGATAGCGCGTTCTCTTTCAATGCCtgccaacaacaacaaagacaAAAGTATAAGGAGGATGGATTCATTTTTCCGTGTGGTGCCTTCTACTCCTCGAGTAAAGGAAATAAATGAATTGTTGAGCACGTCCCCGACAAAGGATACTG AAGACGAAGATTCTGATGGCGGTGAAGATATACCTGAAGAGGAGGCAGTGTGTAGAATCTGTTTGGATGAATTATGTGAAGGAGGCGAGACATTCAAATTGGAATGTAGCTGTAAAGGTGAACTTGCTTTGGCTCACCAAGAATGTGCGATTAAATGGTTTAGTATAAAGGGTAACAAGACATGTGATGTCTGCAAAAATGAAGTTACAAACCTTCCAGTCACTCTATTACGGATCCAAAGTGCTCGAAATCGAATTAATGGAACAAGTAGAGCTCAGCTCGAAGATATAAACGGGTACAG GGTTTGGCAGGAAGTTCCGGTGCTTGTCATTGTCAGCATGTTGgcctatttttgttttcttgagCAACTATTG GTTACAAAAATGGGAACCGGTGCAATTGCCATATCTCTTCCATTTTCTTGTGTACTTGGTCTTCTCTCCTCCATGACATCGTCAACCATGG TGATGAGCAGGTTCATATGGATTTATGCATCTTGCCAGTTTGCTATGGTGGTTCTTTTCGCGCATATATTTTACTCCTTG GTTCATGTGCAAGCAGTTCTTTCGATCCTTCTTGCAACATTTGCTGGATTTGGTGTGGTAATGAGTGGAAGTTCTATCCTTGTGGAGTTTTTCAGATGGAGAAGGAGATGGCAGGCTTCATCAGAGCAGCAACATGGCCCTCTACCGATAACACAACCAGGACAGCATCCACAAACTGTAAGCACGCCACGTTCGGACCAATCCAACCATAGTCATCCCGTGGTTCAAGATCTGCAAAACTCACATCAGAGCTGA
- the LOC123919966 gene encoding uncharacterized protein LOC123919966 isoform X7: protein MSSQPNKHVTQKEHDADDTISCRTTVSLPVVHKDDDDDDPIGITEETAHVPPRKKQNLLLEIPSRTPEECSQDFVSIKMPMTPSPTPTPTPKRVNFLMTSRSVDAPINNSPGSASSKGKSSIRNLLPKLSFRYRTAAADIEKANTPTPEVSSSGHREKPSISRSLSLSKIFTPRMKRTSSLPLEEIGHSNPESTHGGNGSVGGPLSKKETRQKIARSLSMPANNNKDKSIRRMDSFFRVVPSTPRVKEINELLSTSPTKDTDEDSDGGEDIPEEEAVCRICLDELCEGGETFKLECSCKGELALAHQECAIKWFSIKGNKTCDVCKNEVTNLPVTLLRIQSARNRINGTSRAQLEDINGVWQEVPVLVIVSMLAYFCFLEQLLVTKMGTGAIAISLPFSCVLGLLSSMTSSTMVMSRFIWIYASCQFAMVVLFAHIFYSLVHVQAVLSILLATFAGFGVVMSGSSILVEFFRWRRRWQASSEQQHGPLPITQPGQHPQTVSTPRSDQSNHSHPVVQDLQNSHQS, encoded by the exons ATGAGTTCTCAACCAAATAAACATGTCACTCAGAAAGAACATGATGCTGATGATACCATTTCTTGCAGAACAACAGTTTCTCTTCCTGTTGTTCATAAG gatgatgatgatgatgatccaaTCGGGATAACCGAAGAAACCGCGCATGTTCCTCCAAGGAAGAAACAGAATCTTCTCCTAGAAATACCATCAAGAACACCAGAAGAATGTTCACAAGATTTTGTTTCAATCAAAATGCCAATGACACCGAGTCCTACTCCAACTCCTACTCCCAAGAGAGTGAATTTTCTAATGACTTCTCGCTCGGTCGATGCTCCGATAAATAATTCTCCTGGATCAGCATCATCAAAAGGCAAATCATCCATAAGAAACTTGCTACCAAAATTGAGCTTTCGGTATAGGACAGCAGCAGCAGATATTGAAAAGGCGAATACGCCAACTCCGGAAGTTTCCTCTTCAGGTCATCGAGAAAAGCCTTCGATCTCAAGATCATTGTCCCTTAGTAAAATATTTACTCCTAGGATGAAACGAACTTCATCATTGCCATTAGAAGAAATTGGACATTCAAACCCCGAATCAACTCATGGTGGAAATGGAAGTGTTGGTGGTCCTCTGAGT AAAAAAGAGACTCGGCAAAAGATAGCGCGTTCTCTTTCAATGCCtgccaacaacaacaaagacaAAAGTATAAGGAGGATGGATTCATTTTTCCGTGTGGTGCCTTCTACTCCTCGAGTAAAGGAAATAAATGAATTGTTGAGCACGTCCCCGACAAAGGATACTG ACGAAGATTCTGATGGCGGTGAAGATATACCTGAAGAGGAGGCAGTGTGTAGAATCTGTTTGGATGAATTATGTGAAGGAGGCGAGACATTCAAATTGGAATGTAGCTGTAAAGGTGAACTTGCTTTGGCTCACCAAGAATGTGCGATTAAATGGTTTAGTATAAAGGGTAACAAGACATGTGATGTCTGCAAAAATGAAGTTACAAACCTTCCAGTCACTCTATTACGGATCCAAAGTGCTCGAAATCGAATTAATGGAACAAGTAGAGCTCAGCTCGAAGATATAAACGG GGTTTGGCAGGAAGTTCCGGTGCTTGTCATTGTCAGCATGTTGgcctatttttgttttcttgagCAACTATTG GTTACAAAAATGGGAACCGGTGCAATTGCCATATCTCTTCCATTTTCTTGTGTACTTGGTCTTCTCTCCTCCATGACATCGTCAACCATGG TGATGAGCAGGTTCATATGGATTTATGCATCTTGCCAGTTTGCTATGGTGGTTCTTTTCGCGCATATATTTTACTCCTTG GTTCATGTGCAAGCAGTTCTTTCGATCCTTCTTGCAACATTTGCTGGATTTGGTGTGGTAATGAGTGGAAGTTCTATCCTTGTGGAGTTTTTCAGATGGAGAAGGAGATGGCAGGCTTCATCAGAGCAGCAACATGGCCCTCTACCGATAACACAACCAGGACAGCATCCACAAACTGTAAGCACGCCACGTTCGGACCAATCCAACCATAGTCATCCCGTGGTTCAAGATCTGCAAAACTCACATCAGAGCTGA
- the LOC123919966 gene encoding uncharacterized protein LOC123919966 isoform X1 — MSSQPNKHVTQKEHDADDTISCRTTVSLPVVHKDDDDDDPIGITEETAHVPPRKKQNLLLEIPSRTPEECSQDFVSIKMPMTPSPTPTPTPKRVNFLMTSRSVDAPINNSPGSASSKGKSSIRNLLPKLSFRYRTAAADIEKANTPTPEVSSSGHREKPSISRSLSLSKIFTPRMKRTSSLPLEEIGHSNPESTHGGNGSVGGPLSKKETRQKIARSLSMPANNNKDKSIRRMDSFFRVVPSTPRVKEINELLSTSPTKDTEDEDSDGGEDIPEEEAVCRICLDELCEGGETFKLECSCKGELALAHQECAIKWFSIKGNKTCDVCKNEVTNLPVTLLRIQSARNRINGTSRAQLEDINGYRVWQEVPVLVIVSMLAYFCFLEQLLVTKMGTGAIAISLPFSCVLGLLSSMTSSTMVMSRFIWIYASCQFAMVVLFAHIFYSLVHVQAVLSILLATFAGFGVVMSGSSILVEFFRWRRRWQASSEQQHGPLPITQPGQHPQTVSTPRSDQSNHSHPVVQDLQNSHQS; from the exons ATGAGTTCTCAACCAAATAAACATGTCACTCAGAAAGAACATGATGCTGATGATACCATTTCTTGCAGAACAACAGTTTCTCTTCCTGTTGTTCATAAG gatgatgatgatgatgatccaaTCGGGATAACCGAAGAAACCGCGCATGTTCCTCCAAGGAAGAAACAGAATCTTCTCCTAGAAATACCATCAAGAACACCAGAAGAATGTTCACAAGATTTTGTTTCAATCAAAATGCCAATGACACCGAGTCCTACTCCAACTCCTACTCCCAAGAGAGTGAATTTTCTAATGACTTCTCGCTCGGTCGATGCTCCGATAAATAATTCTCCTGGATCAGCATCATCAAAAGGCAAATCATCCATAAGAAACTTGCTACCAAAATTGAGCTTTCGGTATAGGACAGCAGCAGCAGATATTGAAAAGGCGAATACGCCAACTCCGGAAGTTTCCTCTTCAGGTCATCGAGAAAAGCCTTCGATCTCAAGATCATTGTCCCTTAGTAAAATATTTACTCCTAGGATGAAACGAACTTCATCATTGCCATTAGAAGAAATTGGACATTCAAACCCCGAATCAACTCATGGTGGAAATGGAAGTGTTGGTGGTCCTCTGAGT AAAAAAGAGACTCGGCAAAAGATAGCGCGTTCTCTTTCAATGCCtgccaacaacaacaaagacaAAAGTATAAGGAGGATGGATTCATTTTTCCGTGTGGTGCCTTCTACTCCTCGAGTAAAGGAAATAAATGAATTGTTGAGCACGTCCCCGACAAAGGATACTG AAGACGAAGATTCTGATGGCGGTGAAGATATACCTGAAGAGGAGGCAGTGTGTAGAATCTGTTTGGATGAATTATGTGAAGGAGGCGAGACATTCAAATTGGAATGTAGCTGTAAAGGTGAACTTGCTTTGGCTCACCAAGAATGTGCGATTAAATGGTTTAGTATAAAGGGTAACAAGACATGTGATGTCTGCAAAAATGAAGTTACAAACCTTCCAGTCACTCTATTACGGATCCAAAGTGCTCGAAATCGAATTAATGGAACAAGTAGAGCTCAGCTCGAAGATATAAACGGGTACAG GGTTTGGCAGGAAGTTCCGGTGCTTGTCATTGTCAGCATGTTGgcctatttttgttttcttgagCAACTATTG GTTACAAAAATGGGAACCGGTGCAATTGCCATATCTCTTCCATTTTCTTGTGTACTTGGTCTTCTCTCCTCCATGACATCGTCAACCATGG TGATGAGCAGGTTCATATGGATTTATGCATCTTGCCAGTTTGCTATGGTGGTTCTTTTCGCGCATATATTTTACTCCTTG GTTCATGTGCAAGCAGTTCTTTCGATCCTTCTTGCAACATTTGCTGGATTTGGTGTGGTAATGAGTGGAAGTTCTATCCTTGTGGAGTTTTTCAGATGGAGAAGGAGATGGCAGGCTTCATCAGAGCAGCAACATGGCCCTCTACCGATAACACAACCAGGACAGCATCCACAAACTGTAAGCACGCCACGTTCGGACCAATCCAACCATAGTCATCCCGTGGTTCAAGATCTGCAAAACTCACATCAGAGCTGA
- the LOC123919966 gene encoding uncharacterized protein LOC123919966 isoform X5, producing MSSQPNKHVTQKEHDADDTISCRTTVSLPVVHKDDDDDDPIGITEETAHVPPRKKQNLLLEIPSRTPEECSQDFVSIKMPMTPSPTPTPTPKRVNFLMTSRSVDAPINNSPGSASSKGKSSIRNLLPKLSFRYRTAAADIEKANTPTPEVSSSGHREKPSISRSLSLSKIFTPRMKRTSSLPLEEIGHSNPESTHGGNGSVGGPLSKKETRQKIARSLSMPANNNKDKSIRRMDSFFRVVPSTPRVKEINELLSTSPTKDTEDEDSDGGEDIPEEEAVCRICLDELCEGGETFKLECSCKGELALAHQECAIKWFSIKGNKTCDVCKNEVTNLPVTLLRIQSARNRINGTSRAQLEDINGVWQEVPVLVIVSMLAYFCFLEQLLVTKMGTGAIAISLPFSCVLGLLSSMTSSTMVMSRFIWIYASCQFAMVVLFAHIFYSLVHVQAVLSILLATFAGFGVVMSGSSILVEFFRWRRRWQASSEQQHGPLPITQPGQHPQTVSTPRSDQSNHSHPVVQDLQNSHQS from the exons ATGAGTTCTCAACCAAATAAACATGTCACTCAGAAAGAACATGATGCTGATGATACCATTTCTTGCAGAACAACAGTTTCTCTTCCTGTTGTTCATAAG gatgatgatgatgatgatccaaTCGGGATAACCGAAGAAACCGCGCATGTTCCTCCAAGGAAGAAACAGAATCTTCTCCTAGAAATACCATCAAGAACACCAGAAGAATGTTCACAAGATTTTGTTTCAATCAAAATGCCAATGACACCGAGTCCTACTCCAACTCCTACTCCCAAGAGAGTGAATTTTCTAATGACTTCTCGCTCGGTCGATGCTCCGATAAATAATTCTCCTGGATCAGCATCATCAAAAGGCAAATCATCCATAAGAAACTTGCTACCAAAATTGAGCTTTCGGTATAGGACAGCAGCAGCAGATATTGAAAAGGCGAATACGCCAACTCCGGAAGTTTCCTCTTCAGGTCATCGAGAAAAGCCTTCGATCTCAAGATCATTGTCCCTTAGTAAAATATTTACTCCTAGGATGAAACGAACTTCATCATTGCCATTAGAAGAAATTGGACATTCAAACCCCGAATCAACTCATGGTGGAAATGGAAGTGTTGGTGGTCCTCTGAGT AAAAAAGAGACTCGGCAAAAGATAGCGCGTTCTCTTTCAATGCCtgccaacaacaacaaagacaAAAGTATAAGGAGGATGGATTCATTTTTCCGTGTGGTGCCTTCTACTCCTCGAGTAAAGGAAATAAATGAATTGTTGAGCACGTCCCCGACAAAGGATACTG AAGACGAAGATTCTGATGGCGGTGAAGATATACCTGAAGAGGAGGCAGTGTGTAGAATCTGTTTGGATGAATTATGTGAAGGAGGCGAGACATTCAAATTGGAATGTAGCTGTAAAGGTGAACTTGCTTTGGCTCACCAAGAATGTGCGATTAAATGGTTTAGTATAAAGGGTAACAAGACATGTGATGTCTGCAAAAATGAAGTTACAAACCTTCCAGTCACTCTATTACGGATCCAAAGTGCTCGAAATCGAATTAATGGAACAAGTAGAGCTCAGCTCGAAGATATAAACGG GGTTTGGCAGGAAGTTCCGGTGCTTGTCATTGTCAGCATGTTGgcctatttttgttttcttgagCAACTATTG GTTACAAAAATGGGAACCGGTGCAATTGCCATATCTCTTCCATTTTCTTGTGTACTTGGTCTTCTCTCCTCCATGACATCGTCAACCATGG TGATGAGCAGGTTCATATGGATTTATGCATCTTGCCAGTTTGCTATGGTGGTTCTTTTCGCGCATATATTTTACTCCTTG GTTCATGTGCAAGCAGTTCTTTCGATCCTTCTTGCAACATTTGCTGGATTTGGTGTGGTAATGAGTGGAAGTTCTATCCTTGTGGAGTTTTTCAGATGGAGAAGGAGATGGCAGGCTTCATCAGAGCAGCAACATGGCCCTCTACCGATAACACAACCAGGACAGCATCCACAAACTGTAAGCACGCCACGTTCGGACCAATCCAACCATAGTCATCCCGTGGTTCAAGATCTGCAAAACTCACATCAGAGCTGA